In the genome of Cuculus canorus isolate bCucCan1 chromosome 26, bCucCan1.pri, whole genome shotgun sequence, one region contains:
- the EGR3 gene encoding early growth response protein 3 isoform X2 → MDIGLANEKAGQELSSYSGTFQPAPGNKTVTYLGKFAFDSPSNWCQDNIISLMSAGILGVPPSSGALTSTQSSAGSMGPPQGEVDQMYPALPPYSSCSDLYPEPVSFHDPQSNPGLTYSPQDYQAAKPALDSNLFPMIPDYNLYHHPNDMGTITEHKPFQSLDPIRVNPPPITPLETIKAFKDKQIHPGFGGLPQPPLTLKPIRPRKYPNRPSKTPLHERPHACPAEGCDRRFSRSDELTRHLRIHTGHKPFQCRICMRSFSRSDHLTTHIRTHTGEKPFACEFCGRKFARSDERKRHAKIHLKQKEKKAEKGSAGQPPTAPPNAAAVATASPPVALAPAVTTCA, encoded by the coding sequence ATGGACATTGGCTTAGCGAACGAAAAGGCCGGTCAAGAATTATCCTCTTATTCGGGGACTTTTCAACCGGCGCCGGGGAACAAGACTGTCACCTACCTTGGGAAATTCGCTTTCGACTCCCCTTCCAACTGGTGCCAGGACAACATCATCAGCCTGATGAGCGCGGGCATCCTGGGGGTGCCGCCGTCCTCGGGCGCGCTCACCAGCACGCAGAGCTCGGCGGGCAGCATGGGGCCGCCGCAGGGCGAGGTGGACCAGATGTACCCCGCGCTGCCGCCCTACTCCTCCTGCAGTGACCTCTACCCAGAACCCGTCTCCTTCCACGACCCCCAAAGCAATCCCGGCCTCACCTACTCCCCCCAGGATTACCAAGCGGCCAAACCCGCTTTGGACAGCAACCTCTTCCCCATGATCCCAGACTATAACCTCTACCACCACCCCAACGACATGGGCACCATCACGGAGCACAAACCCTTCCAGAGCTTGGACCCCATCCGCGTCAACCCGCCCCCCATCACCCCGCTGGAGACCATCAAGGCCTTCAAGGACAAGCAGATCCACCCCGGTTTCGGGGGGCTGCCGCAGCCGCCGCTCACCCTCAAGCCCATCCGACCCCGCAAGTATCCCAACCGGCCCAGCAAGACGCCGCTCCACGAGCGACCTCACGCTTGCCCCGCCGAGGGTTGCGACCGTCGCTTCTCGCGCTCCGACGAGCTCACCCGCCACCTCCGCATCCACACGGGCCACAAGCCCTTCCAGTGCCGCATCTGCATGCGGAGCTTCAGCCGCAGCGACCACCTCACCACCCACATCCGCACCCACACCGGCGAGAAGCCCTTCGCCTGCGAGTTCTGCGGCCGCAAGTTCGCCCGCTCCGACGAGCGCAAGCGGCACGCCAAGATCCACCTcaagcagaaggagaagaaggcTGAGAAGGGGTCGGCTGGGCAGCCCCCCACCGCGCCCCCCAACGCCGCTGCCGTCGCCACCGCCTCGCCCCCCGTCGCCCTCGCTCCCGCCGTCACCACGTGCGCTTGA
- the EGR3 gene encoding early growth response protein 3 isoform X1: MTGKLLEKLPGTMNTLMNQLPDNLYPEEIPNSLNLFSSGSDSVAHYNQMAADNVMDIGLANEKAGQELSSYSGTFQPAPGNKTVTYLGKFAFDSPSNWCQDNIISLMSAGILGVPPSSGALTSTQSSAGSMGPPQGEVDQMYPALPPYSSCSDLYPEPVSFHDPQSNPGLTYSPQDYQAAKPALDSNLFPMIPDYNLYHHPNDMGTITEHKPFQSLDPIRVNPPPITPLETIKAFKDKQIHPGFGGLPQPPLTLKPIRPRKYPNRPSKTPLHERPHACPAEGCDRRFSRSDELTRHLRIHTGHKPFQCRICMRSFSRSDHLTTHIRTHTGEKPFACEFCGRKFARSDERKRHAKIHLKQKEKKAEKGSAGQPPTAPPNAAAVATASPPVALAPAVTTCA, encoded by the exons ATGACAGGCAAACTACTGGAGAAGCTGCCGGGGACCATGAACACTTTGATGAACCAATTGCCTGACAATCTGTACCCAGAGGAGATCCCCAACTCTTTGAATCTCTTCTCCAGCGGCAGCGACTCGGTGGCTCACTATAACCAGATGGCTGCAG ATAATGTTATGGACATTGGCTTAGCGAACGAAAAGGCCGGTCAAGAATTATCCTCTTATTCGGGGACTTTTCAACCGGCGCCGGGGAACAAGACTGTCACCTACCTTGGGAAATTCGCTTTCGACTCCCCTTCCAACTGGTGCCAGGACAACATCATCAGCCTGATGAGCGCGGGCATCCTGGGGGTGCCGCCGTCCTCGGGCGCGCTCACCAGCACGCAGAGCTCGGCGGGCAGCATGGGGCCGCCGCAGGGCGAGGTGGACCAGATGTACCCCGCGCTGCCGCCCTACTCCTCCTGCAGTGACCTCTACCCAGAACCCGTCTCCTTCCACGACCCCCAAAGCAATCCCGGCCTCACCTACTCCCCCCAGGATTACCAAGCGGCCAAACCCGCTTTGGACAGCAACCTCTTCCCCATGATCCCAGACTATAACCTCTACCACCACCCCAACGACATGGGCACCATCACGGAGCACAAACCCTTCCAGAGCTTGGACCCCATCCGCGTCAACCCGCCCCCCATCACCCCGCTGGAGACCATCAAGGCCTTCAAGGACAAGCAGATCCACCCCGGTTTCGGGGGGCTGCCGCAGCCGCCGCTCACCCTCAAGCCCATCCGACCCCGCAAGTATCCCAACCGGCCCAGCAAGACGCCGCTCCACGAGCGACCTCACGCTTGCCCCGCCGAGGGTTGCGACCGTCGCTTCTCGCGCTCCGACGAGCTCACCCGCCACCTCCGCATCCACACGGGCCACAAGCCCTTCCAGTGCCGCATCTGCATGCGGAGCTTCAGCCGCAGCGACCACCTCACCACCCACATCCGCACCCACACCGGCGAGAAGCCCTTCGCCTGCGAGTTCTGCGGCCGCAAGTTCGCCCGCTCCGACGAGCGCAAGCGGCACGCCAAGATCCACCTcaagcagaaggagaagaaggcTGAGAAGGGGTCGGCTGGGCAGCCCCCCACCGCGCCCCCCAACGCCGCTGCCGTCGCCACCGCCTCGCCCCCCGTCGCCCTCGCTCCCGCCGTCACCACGTGCGCTTGA